One genomic window of Rhizobium sp. NZLR1 includes the following:
- a CDS encoding methionine ABC transporter ATP-binding protein — MNSFVSTTVIEAQPQAAVEEVVRLNDVKRRFGATAALDGISLTVRKGEILGIIGRSGAGKSTLIRCLNGLERADSGEILIEGRDITGLAEQELQPLRRRIGMIFQHFNLLSAKTVEENVALPLKIEGIAKNERLKRAYELLDLVGLADKAKAYPSSLSGGQKQRVGIARALAARPALLLSDEATSALDPETTRSILALLKDINRKLELTILLITHEMEVVRGIADRVAVIDAGRIVEEGQVWSVFANPNADITASLLGGIRPQLPDHIASRLSATTGSDAILSVDLAGPEAQGALFAELSAALPHSFRLVHGGIDHIQNQPVARFFIAIPMRDPALAGKVEQFLTARSARVEVLGYDTDHA; from the coding sequence ATGAATTCCTTTGTTTCCACCACGGTGATCGAGGCACAGCCGCAAGCGGCGGTCGAAGAAGTGGTGAGGCTTAACGACGTCAAGCGGCGGTTCGGAGCCACGGCCGCCCTTGACGGTATTTCACTGACGGTCAGAAAAGGCGAGATCCTCGGTATCATCGGCCGTAGCGGTGCCGGCAAATCGACGCTGATCCGCTGCCTGAACGGCCTGGAGCGCGCCGATAGCGGCGAGATCCTGATCGAAGGCCGCGACATCACCGGACTTGCAGAACAGGAACTGCAGCCGCTGCGCCGCCGCATCGGCATGATCTTCCAGCACTTCAACCTGCTTTCGGCCAAGACCGTCGAGGAAAACGTCGCGTTGCCGCTGAAAATCGAGGGCATTGCAAAGAACGAGCGCTTAAAACGGGCGTACGAGTTGCTCGATTTGGTCGGTCTTGCCGACAAGGCGAAAGCCTATCCCTCATCGCTGTCCGGCGGTCAGAAACAACGCGTCGGTATTGCCCGGGCGCTTGCGGCACGCCCAGCACTGCTGCTGTCCGACGAGGCGACGTCGGCGCTCGATCCGGAAACGACCCGGTCGATCCTGGCGCTGCTGAAGGACATCAACCGTAAGCTTGAACTGACCATTCTGCTGATCACCCATGAGATGGAAGTGGTGCGCGGCATTGCCGATCGCGTGGCGGTCATCGATGCCGGGCGGATCGTCGAGGAAGGGCAGGTATGGTCGGTCTTTGCCAACCCTAACGCTGATATCACCGCAAGCCTGCTCGGCGGCATCCGTCCGCAGCTTCCGGATCACATCGCCAGCCGGCTGTCGGCAACAACAGGCAGCGACGCAATCCTCAGCGTCGATCTCGCCGGACCTGAAGCGCAGGGTGCGCTGTTTGCCGAACTCTCGGCGGCGCTGCCGCATTCCTTCCGGCTCGTGCATGGCGGCATCGATCATATTCAGAACCAGCCGGTGGCGCGGTTCTTCATCGCCATTCCCATGCGCGACCCTGCGCTTGCCGGAAAGGTCGAACAATTCCTGACGGCCCGGTCCGCCCGGGTGGAGGTGCTTGGTTATGACACCGATCATGCTTGA